CGATGAACTGAAAGACATCTTTCAGTCCGATATCCCGGGGATGATTCGCTCCGAAGCAAAATTCAACGTGCTGACCGTAGACCCGAGAGCAATGACCCGCATGCTCAAAATGTCCAACAACTTGATTTACGTAACTACTTTTGATGATAAGGGTTCAGCCAGCCAAGCCATTAATTCCCAATTTTCTAAGGAGTCCAAAGAAAAAGCGATGAATGACCCGAGCATGTATTCGCTTCGTATTGAAGACGAGTATGCTGTAGGTCAGGAAGTCCTTTACCTATTTGGAAATACAGAAGAGGAATTGATTAAAAACCTTAGGAAAAACGGTGATAGATTAGCAAATCTCTTTGAGGTAAGAGAAAGAGGAAGATTAGAAAAAATAATTTTAGCTCGGAAAAATACAGCTGCCGCATCTGAAGCCAAGAAAAACCTGGGGATTCAGATCAATGTACCCGCATCGTACCAGGTAGCAAAATCAGAAAATGACTTTCTGTGGGTACGTCAACCTACCCCTACAGCCAATAGAGCCGACATAAGCCTGTTTTTCTACGAAACAGACTATACCGCAGAGGAGCAGACTTTCCCTGCAAATATACTGGCGCTGAGAGACTCCGTGGCCGGAAAACACATTTTTGGAGATCCCGAAGACCCTACTTCTTTTATGATTTCTGAAAAACAAATCCCTCCAGCCTTCAGGAACATGCAGATTAATGATAATTTTACGACCGAAATCAGAGGCTCGTGGAAGACTAACAACATCAGTATGGGTGGAAGCTACCTAGGCTACCTAATGGTAGATGAAGAAAAAGGGAAGCTTTACTACATGGAAGGGTTTGTGTTTTATCCCAATGAAGTACACAGAGATGCACTTCGGGAAATAGAAACTATTCTTCTCAATACAGACGTAAGTTGGACTGACGAGGGCTCCTAAAACCCAAATTAGACTAGCTTTTTATGGCAATCAAAATCCGAAAGGAAGACGCACTCACCTATCATTCTCAGGGTGCGCCAGGCAAAATTGAAGTAAAGCCTACCAAACCCCTGTCCAGTCAAATGGATCTGGCCCTGGCCTACTCCCCAGGGGTAGCCGAACCTTGTAAGGAAATAGCTGCTGATGTAGAAAACTCTTACAAATACACTGCTAAAGGCAACTTAGTAGGTGTGGTTTCCAACGGTACGGCAGTTTTAGGACTTGGCGATATAGGGCCAGACGCATCCAAACCAGTAATGGAAGGAAAAGGCGTGCTGTTCAAGAAATTTGCCGGGATAGATGTTTTTGACATCGAAATAAACGAGAAGGATCCCAAAAAACTCATACAGACGATAAAATCTCTAGAGCCAACCTTCGGTGGGATTAACCTAGAGGACATCAAAGCACCAGAATGCTTTGAAATAGAAGAGACCCTCAAAAAAGAGATGAACATCCCTGTCATGCATGATGATCAGCATGGCACTGCGATTATTTCCGGGGCAGCATTGCTTAATGCGCTGGAACTCGTAGAGAAAGATATCTCTAAAATAAAACTGGTGGTGAATGGTGCCGGTGCAGCAGCCATTTCCTGTACCCGGTTTTATATTTCTCTGGGCATTCAGCGAGAAAACATTGTGCTATGTGATATAGATGGCATTCTGCGTACCGACCGTGCAGATCTTGATAGCATTCGCAGGGAGTTTGCTACAGCTAGAGATCTGAACACCCTCAATGATGCACTGGTAGATGCAGACGTTTTCCTGGGGCTTTCGGCAGGAAATATCGTATCTCAGGATCAACTGAGACTAATGGCACCCAACCCTATAGTTTTTGCTTTAGCAAATCCCGATCCTGAAATCTCCTATGATCTGGCGATAGCAGCTCGAAAGGATCTGATCATGGCTACCGGACGATCCGATCATCCTAACCAGGTGAATAATGTCCTGGGCTTCCCTTACATTTTCAGAGGAGCACTGGACGTAAGGGCCACTGCCATCAATGAAGAAATGAAACTGGCGGCTGCATATGCCATCGCCAAGCTAGCCAAAGAACCCGTTCCTGATATAGTCAACAAAGCTTACGGAGAAGACAAACTTGGATTCGGCCGCTTATACCTCATTCCAAAGCCGCTAGACCCGAGATTAATCACCACCATTGCTCCAGCTGTGGCCAAAGCTGCCATGGACTCCGGCGTAGCCAAACATCCAATTACTGACTGGGAATCTTATGAGCTTGAGCTACAAGAGCGAATCGGCATAGACCAAAGACTCATGTCTGTAGTGATCGCCCGTGCCAAAAAGAACCCGAAAAGGGTGGTATTTGCAGAAGCTGATAATAGAAAAATCCTCAAAGCTGCCCAGATCATCCGTGATGAGAAGATCGGCGAACCTATC
This genomic window from Algoriphagus sp. TR-M9 contains:
- a CDS encoding DUF4837 family protein; its protein translation is MKTFLSIIAGFAIALSFYSCAPNSESANSSKPKARGSIGEIIIVIDSVKWNGPVGDELKDIFQSDIPGMIRSEAKFNVLTVDPRAMTRMLKMSNNLIYVTTFDDKGSASQAINSQFSKESKEKAMNDPSMYSLRIEDEYAVGQEVLYLFGNTEEELIKNLRKNGDRLANLFEVRERGRLEKIILARKNTAAASEAKKNLGIQINVPASYQVAKSENDFLWVRQPTPTANRADISLFFYETDYTAEEQTFPANILALRDSVAGKHIFGDPEDPTSFMISEKQIPPAFRNMQINDNFTTEIRGSWKTNNISMGGSYLGYLMVDEEKGKLYYMEGFVFYPNEVHRDALREIETILLNTDVSWTDEGS
- a CDS encoding NADP-dependent malic enzyme, translating into MAIKIRKEDALTYHSQGAPGKIEVKPTKPLSSQMDLALAYSPGVAEPCKEIAADVENSYKYTAKGNLVGVVSNGTAVLGLGDIGPDASKPVMEGKGVLFKKFAGIDVFDIEINEKDPKKLIQTIKSLEPTFGGINLEDIKAPECFEIEETLKKEMNIPVMHDDQHGTAIISGAALLNALELVEKDISKIKLVVNGAGAAAISCTRFYISLGIQRENIVLCDIDGILRTDRADLDSIRREFATARDLNTLNDALVDADVFLGLSAGNIVSQDQLRLMAPNPIVFALANPDPEISYDLAIAARKDLIMATGRSDHPNQVNNVLGFPYIFRGALDVRATAINEEMKLAAAYAIAKLAKEPVPDIVNKAYGEDKLGFGRLYLIPKPLDPRLITTIAPAVAKAAMDSGVAKHPITDWESYELELQERIGIDQRLMSVVIARAKKNPKRVVFAEADNRKILKAAQIIRDEKIGEPILLGNKEKILALIEDNSLDLNNVTIIDPMEEKVMLRKFGNMLFQKRQRKGMTAGDADRLVTQRNYFGAMMVESGDADAFISGLTRDYPKTILPSLQTIGVKPGVNRVAGMYIMNTPKGPYFFADTTVNLNPTAEELVEIISLTADAVKFFNMEPRIALLSYSNFGSAQGEISSKMAKATAIAQQKYPDLVIEGEMQANVAINEDIQREMYPFSKLINKKVNTLIFPDLSSGNIAYKLLAELGNSEAIGPVLLGMNKPVHILQLGSSIREIVNMVAIAVVDAQSNGTP